CATGTCATGACTCCAGCTGGGGAAATAAAATAAGGGGTCAGCATTTCCGGTTCTTGTTTGGAGAAGGTAAATCAGATTGGGCATCATGCACATAAGCAACAACAATGTATTTAAGTGTTTTAGCAAGCAGTCCaaaaaaggtcaaggtaaaaatgaGTTGGGTGTTTGATAAACCATGGTTATAAGCAACAATTGTGTAAGTATCAAAGAGTTATACCAAGAGGTGTTGGTGCTAAGCAATAAGTTTCAATCTACTTAACCTATCaaagacagacagtcagacataTCCGTAGGATAATCATATACATGTTGTAATGACTAGGGAAATCAAAAATAAAGAACCAGTACTTTTGCCTTTTTTTGAAGGTCAATCATTGCTTGAAATATCATAAGCAAGCGTGATTATTTGAGAACAACCATTTACAGGACTAAAAAAGGGTGGTGTTCAAAAGTCTCAGTGAAATTCTGTCAGACCTTGAACAAAGCCAATTAAACagttaaaaggtaaaaaaaaaagcaaaaactgAAATACTGGCCCTTTTGGTTGGTAAAATGTTTTGGTGAGGATGGCATCTATTTGCTTGTTATTAGCCAATGAAATTGCATTTGGACCAGTAATAACCAGAGATTAAAAAACATCAACTCAAGAAATTGATTTGTGACAGTCGTACAGAGACCTACACAATTATTCATCATTGGCTAACAAAGTAAAAAGGTTAACCTGATGTTTTATGCTTTCTGCTGTAAGGTTTGTCAGTCCATGGCACATGTTGGTCAGAAGGACAGAGCTCCCGGTACTTCCGCAGGTATGCCTTGTATTCACGGGACAGCCTTTCTATCTGTTGTGAGAACTCTGACAGTTTGCGCTCTGGGTAACATGTAACCTGAGATTGCTGAAACAGTTTTCCgtgaaattattgttgttgtctATTAGAACACCATGAATCAATGAAATACAGCTTAGATAATCAGAAGCTTTTGATTTCTTGTAAAGATGCAGATCTTTGAATTAACCATAATAAATGCAGAATAAAAGAAATCCTTCAATGAAATCATTCTCACTAAATACAATGTCACTTTGCTTCATTATTTCTGCACAAAATATGCAAGAATTTTGGctacatttaatacattaaaatttataaaagatTGTAAACAGTATTGCATCACATCTAACAAACCTGTTTAAAAATACGGGTTTTATTAGTGATGAAAaattaaaatctattttaaaacatatatattttctgacgATTTGGCTTATGAATGTATTGCATGTTGTTTATCTAATTGACATAAAGCTTTTGTTATGATAATTTACTTATAAAACTTACTTTCAAGTAGAAGTCAATATCGCTCTTAATACTTGGAATCCACTTCTTTACTTCAGCTGCAGTTTTTAGCGAGCCCTTCAATTTGAAGTAAACAAacttttttccaaaaatgttAATATGATAACAAGATCTTAGGCTAAAACCTCAAATTTAAGATGTAATAGCAAATGGAATATATTCAGTAATCTTTAAAGAAaatcatttcataaatatttatatgaaaaaagaCGTTGTACAGCTGTTAAAATCTAAAATCAAAGTACAGGTCAAGACATATGTAATTCTAGTAAGTGTTTTACTAACTAATTATctggaaaaaataatattcaattacCAATCCTGGTCGAGGTgggtttttcttttctttctctGCAATTGCAAAAGATATAGATATCGATGACATACATAATGTAAAATTTTACCAGTGCTGAAATGTAATTATACCTAATTATTATGTTAGAATATGGTTCATCAATAGTGACTAGAACCCTTCAACCAGATATGCTCTTTCAACAATAATTCTGAATACTCAATATGAAATTgatataatactttttttaaatccaaCAATAGTAGTGTGTACCTCTTTTTAAACAAACCAACTATTCTATCTATCTCCCAGTAAGGTCAAACCCCTTCTGGGGACATAGACCTGTCGCGCGTCAACCGACAAGAATGTTAGTAAGACTGAAATAAAGATATAAAAGAGGGAAAGAAGTGTGTAATTTTTTAAAAACAGGTTAAAAACAGATCAGGTTTTCTTATGGGGAGATATGTTCAACCTGGCTAACAGCCAGGCTGAACTCGGGTCCAGGGAGGGTGACAATATCAGGAGGTAGAGCATTCCAGTGGATGATTGTTCTGGGAAAGAAGGAAAACTTATGATCAGTTGTGGTTTGAATATTATGGAATGCTTTTGTATGGGAGGTTCTTGGTGGTCTAGTGATAGGTTTGAGGTAGTCAGGTATAGGAATGGCTACCTGGTTATGCAAGATGTTGTGAACCATAACCAGGCGCTGGTCAATACGGCTGAGGTCAAGGCGTCGCCAATTTAAGGAAGAAATCATGTCTGTGACACTGGACAGCCTACTGA
This sequence is a window from Dreissena polymorpha isolate Duluth1 chromosome 16, UMN_Dpol_1.0, whole genome shotgun sequence. Protein-coding genes within it:
- the LOC127861399 gene encoding uncharacterized protein LOC127861399 isoform X4, producing the protein MARNEEKHAGRLNRLWLQRLDEEKEKKNPPRPGLGSLKTAAEVKKWIPSIKSDIDFYLKQSQVTCYPERKLSEFSQQIERLSREYKAYLRKYRELCPSDQHVPWTDKPYSRKHKTSE